From Streptomyces sp. NBC_00683, one genomic window encodes:
- a CDS encoding MarR family winged helix-turn-helix transcriptional regulator, with product MSRRDAAHGASDAIGSALYGLATRAVRRLPRDMSLTSAATLATLDKTGPRRITDLAVAEGVTQPAMTVLVRVMEESGLVERKGDPSDKRVTLVCLTEAGASYVRTRRQAGVDAYARLIDELTGDEVEALAAALPALQHLAELESNAREESDR from the coding sequence ATGAGCCGCCGAGACGCCGCGCACGGCGCTTCCGATGCCATCGGGTCAGCCCTCTACGGTCTGGCCACCAGGGCCGTGAGACGCCTTCCCCGCGACATGAGCCTGACGTCCGCCGCCACCTTGGCCACCCTGGACAAGACCGGCCCGCGCCGGATCACCGATCTGGCGGTGGCCGAGGGCGTCACCCAGCCCGCGATGACCGTCCTGGTCCGCGTGATGGAGGAATCCGGGCTGGTCGAGCGGAAGGGCGATCCGTCCGACAAGCGGGTCACGCTGGTGTGCCTGACCGAGGCGGGCGCGTCGTACGTCCGGACGCGACGCCAGGCGGGCGTCGACGCGTACGCGCGGTTGATCGACGAACTCACCGGTGACGAGGTCGAGGCCTTGGCGGCAGCCCTTCCGGCGCTGCAGCATCTGGCGGAGCTCGAAAGCAACGCCCGAGAGGAGTCGGACCGGTGA
- a CDS encoding QsdR family transcriptional regulator — MPGAAPARRVVSRGHVVHSACRYFLRHGTVDMDALAQDLAISRATLYRVVGSRDGLLADVLWQLADHLLDRARRRRTSAGVDGVLEITRYFVTALRRSAPFRDFLRAEPETARRLLTGGGVHRQAVLAQRGILLEESGESGPLWPASGIDELAYLYVRVVESALYAELLSSRRLDPALAERTARAVLHQTLRTVPGRI; from the coding sequence ATGCCGGGTGCGGCACCTGCCCGACGCGTGGTGAGCCGGGGCCACGTCGTGCACAGCGCCTGCCGGTACTTCCTGCGGCACGGCACGGTGGACATGGACGCGCTCGCCCAGGACCTCGCGATCAGCCGGGCCACGCTCTACCGCGTGGTGGGCAGCCGGGACGGCCTCCTGGCCGACGTGCTGTGGCAACTGGCGGACCACCTGCTGGACCGGGCGCGGCGCCGGCGTACCAGCGCGGGCGTGGACGGAGTCCTGGAGATCACCCGGTACTTCGTCACGGCCCTGCGGCGGTCCGCCCCCTTTCGGGACTTCCTCCGTGCCGAGCCCGAGACCGCCCGGCGTCTGCTGACGGGCGGGGGCGTGCACCGGCAGGCCGTGCTGGCCCAGCGGGGCATCCTGCTGGAGGAGTCGGGGGAGAGCGGACCGCTCTGGCCCGCGTCGGGCATCGACGAGCTGGCCTACCTCTACGTCCGGGTGGTCGAATCCGCCCTGTACGCCGAGCTGCTGAGCAGCCGCAGGCTCGACCCCGCCCTGGCCGAACGCACTGCCCGTGCCGTACTCCACCAAACCCTCCGAACGGTGCCGGGCCGGATCTGA
- a CDS encoding fibronectin type III domain-containing protein: protein MEGITVQRPHARTALACSATLLLASLTACAGAAEADTQKPTAPQGVTAQAGSSTSVHVMWEQATDNKKITGYEVYREGKKAASVPATKQMTDIVGLTPATAYTFTVRARDGGGNLSAPSAAVPVTTPAPTPADEEPPTRPVKLRGTADGSRTATLSWGGSTDNVGVTAYDVYQEDARIHTVPGTQTTARLTGLRPGTVYTFTVRARDAADRSSPDSNALDLTTASAPGAPASTAPTGLRTRTTAGSKEFLVDLSWDQPDTGGTIPAYELYLNGKLTTTIVWGGTPPAGRATYRLTLSDPPGTRYSLKIRPKLPDGTWGDFSAQRTVVLTG from the coding sequence ATGGAAGGCATCACCGTGCAACGCCCCCACGCACGCACCGCGTTGGCCTGCTCCGCCACCCTGCTCCTCGCCTCTCTCACCGCCTGCGCGGGCGCCGCGGAAGCGGACACCCAGAAACCGACGGCACCCCAGGGGGTGACCGCGCAGGCGGGCAGCTCCACGTCCGTCCACGTCATGTGGGAGCAGGCCACGGACAACAAGAAGATCACCGGCTACGAGGTCTACCGCGAAGGGAAGAAGGCGGCATCCGTCCCGGCCACCAAGCAGATGACGGACATCGTCGGCCTGACCCCGGCCACCGCCTACACCTTCACCGTCCGCGCCCGTGACGGCGGCGGGAACCTGTCCGCGCCGAGCGCGGCCGTCCCCGTCACCACCCCCGCCCCCACCCCTGCCGACGAGGAGCCCCCGACCCGCCCGGTGAAGCTCCGCGGCACGGCCGACGGCAGCCGGACGGCCACCCTCTCCTGGGGCGGCTCCACGGACAACGTGGGCGTCACCGCGTACGACGTCTACCAGGAGGACGCCAGGATCCACACCGTGCCGGGCACGCAGACGACGGCCCGGCTCACCGGACTGCGCCCCGGCACCGTCTACACCTTCACCGTCCGGGCCAGGGACGCCGCCGACAGGTCCTCACCCGACAGCAACGCGCTCGACCTGACCACCGCCTCCGCCCCCGGTGCCCCCGCGAGCACGGCACCCACCGGGCTGCGGACCAGGACGACCGCCGGGAGCAAGGAGTTCCTGGTCGACCTCTCCTGGGACCAGCCGGACACCGGCGGCACGATCCCGGCGTACGAGCTGTACCTGAACGGGAAGCTGACCACCACGATCGTCTGGGGCGGCACCCCACCCGCAGGCCGAGCGACGTACCGGCTCACCCTCAGCGATCCGCCCGGCACGCGCTACTCGCTCAAGATCCGGCCGAAACTGCCCGACGGGACGTGGGGCGACTTCTCGGCCCAGCGCACGGTCGTGCTCACCGGCTGA
- a CDS encoding TIGR03086 family metal-binding protein, translating to MDTLSGTTPDLDLEPAAGQIAELISSVDDRQLSGPTPCPKYSVRDLLAHILGLSVAFRDAARKDLGPTTGTSPSSGLPVLPDDWRKSLPPLLDELVAAWRDPAAREGMTQAGGVDLPGSVAAMVVSNELVVHGWDLARSTGQEFRADEASLRSSEALLAPGDDDRSGPDAIFGPPVPVAQDAPLLDRVIALSGRRPDWKPGD from the coding sequence ATGGATACGCTCAGCGGGACCACACCCGACCTCGATCTGGAACCGGCGGCCGGACAGATCGCCGAACTGATCAGCTCCGTCGACGACCGGCAGCTCTCCGGACCCACGCCCTGCCCGAAGTACTCGGTCCGCGACCTGCTCGCCCACATTCTCGGACTGTCCGTCGCCTTCCGCGACGCGGCACGCAAGGACCTGGGGCCGACGACGGGCACCTCACCGTCCTCGGGTCTGCCGGTCCTCCCCGACGACTGGCGGAAGTCGCTGCCTCCCCTGCTGGACGAGCTCGTCGCGGCGTGGCGCGACCCGGCCGCCCGGGAGGGGATGACCCAGGCCGGCGGGGTGGACCTGCCCGGCTCGGTGGCCGCCATGGTCGTGTCGAACGAGCTGGTCGTGCACGGCTGGGACCTGGCCCGGTCGACCGGGCAGGAATTCCGGGCCGACGAGGCGAGCCTGCGCTCGTCGGAGGCGCTGCTGGCGCCCGGGGACGACGACAGGTCCGGTCCGGACGCGATCTTCGGCCCGCCTGTCCCGGTCGCGCAGGACGCGCCGCTGCTCGACCGCGTGATCGCGCTGAGCGGTCGTCGGCCGGACTGGAAGCCGGGCGACTGA
- a CDS encoding alpha/beta fold hydrolase produces the protein MEDRSVVDVGEVRLAYRTWGDPFGSPVVLLHGLGGSAASWEPVARLLGEEWRVYALDMRGHGESDWPDAYALEEMRDDVLGFLNECDLDRVGVVGHSMGGVVAYLLAEEYADRVERLVLVETPPPFPGQALDGRPTGPVDCDENALPAVRAQIAAPDPQWEEELGQIVAPTLMIAGGPESGMPQERLPDMASLIPDCRLITLGGGHQVHQRHADEVAQQITEFFTS, from the coding sequence ATGGAAGATCGGTCTGTTGTCGATGTCGGCGAAGTGCGGCTGGCGTACCGGACCTGGGGTGACCCCTTCGGCTCGCCGGTGGTGCTGCTGCACGGCCTCGGCGGCTCCGCCGCGAGCTGGGAGCCGGTGGCGCGGCTGCTCGGCGAGGAATGGCGGGTGTACGCACTCGACATGCGCGGACACGGCGAGAGCGACTGGCCCGACGCGTACGCGCTCGAGGAGATGCGGGACGACGTCCTCGGCTTCCTCAACGAGTGCGACCTCGACCGGGTGGGCGTCGTGGGCCACTCGATGGGCGGAGTCGTCGCCTACCTGCTCGCCGAGGAGTACGCGGACCGGGTCGAGCGGCTGGTGCTGGTGGAGACCCCGCCGCCGTTCCCGGGGCAGGCGCTGGACGGTCGCCCCACCGGACCGGTGGACTGCGACGAGAACGCCCTCCCGGCCGTCAGGGCGCAGATCGCCGCGCCCGACCCGCAGTGGGAGGAGGAGCTGGGACAGATCGTCGCACCGACACTGATGATCGCCGGCGGGCCGGAGAGCGGTATGCCGCAGGAGCGTCTGCCGGACATGGCCTCCCTCATCCCCGACTGCCGGCTGATCACGCTGGGCGGCGGGCACCAGGTGCACCAGCGGCACGCGGACGAGGTGGCCCAGCAGATCACCGAGTTCTTCACCAGCTGA
- a CDS encoding chitosanase, whose translation MKHLCSSLAVAVVLALSGCSGPDADAPEKGLDDPAKKDVAMQLVSSAENSSLDWKAQYGYIEDIGDGRGYTAGIIGFCSGTGDMLKVVERYGAARPGNTLERFLPALRAVKGSDSHAGLGDPFTEAWSKAASDPAFRAAQNTERDRSYFDPAVGQGEADGLSALGQFIYYDAYVMHGYEDAEGTVGFRTMRAQALATAEPPSAGGDEEAYLNAFLDARVAAIRKEPSHSDTSRVETAQRVFVREGKLQLESPLRWKVYGESYHIDY comes from the coding sequence GTGAAGCACCTGTGCAGCTCCCTCGCCGTCGCCGTGGTCCTCGCCCTGTCGGGCTGCTCCGGACCGGACGCCGACGCCCCGGAGAAGGGGCTCGACGACCCCGCGAAGAAGGACGTCGCCATGCAGCTGGTGTCCAGCGCGGAGAACTCCTCGCTGGACTGGAAGGCCCAGTACGGCTACATCGAGGACATCGGCGACGGCCGCGGCTACACCGCCGGCATCATCGGATTCTGCTCCGGCACCGGCGACATGCTGAAGGTCGTCGAACGCTACGGGGCGGCGCGCCCCGGAAACACGCTCGAACGCTTCCTGCCGGCGCTGCGCGCGGTGAAGGGCAGCGATTCGCACGCTGGGCTCGGCGACCCGTTCACCGAGGCCTGGTCGAAGGCCGCGTCCGACCCGGCGTTCCGGGCCGCACAGAACACGGAGCGTGACCGCTCCTACTTCGATCCCGCAGTCGGTCAGGGCGAGGCCGACGGACTCAGCGCCCTGGGCCAGTTCATCTACTACGACGCCTATGTGATGCACGGTTACGAGGACGCGGAGGGCACGGTCGGCTTCCGCACGATGCGTGCCCAGGCCCTCGCGACTGCCGAGCCACCCTCCGCCGGAGGGGACGAGGAGGCCTATCTCAACGCCTTCCTCGATGCCCGGGTGGCCGCGATCCGCAAGGAGCCCTCCCACAGCGACACCAGCCGCGTGGAGACCGCCCAACGCGTGTTCGTACGCGAAGGAAAGCTTCAGCTGGAATCGCCGCTGCGGTGGAAGGTGTACGGCGAGAGCTACCACATCGACTACTGA
- a CDS encoding chitosanase, giving the protein MHYPHNGTARRTTRLTRRTRLPRLTRPLGLAAVALGLTLTAIPFTAQAGAPTPSAAHHLEAAATGLDDPAKKDIAMQLVSSAENSSLDWKAQYGYIEDIGDGRGYTAGIIGFCSGTGDMLGLVELYTERKPGNVLAKYLPALRAVDGSDSHEGLDPGFTGDWAEAASDPAFEQAQNDERDRVYFDPAVSQGKSDGLGTLGQFAYYDAIVMHGGGSDSTSFGSIRRMALEQARPPSQGGDEVAYLDAFLDARVWAMKQEEAHSDTSRVDTAQRVFLRNGNLNLDPPLDWHVYGDSFHIG; this is encoded by the coding sequence GTGCACTACCCCCACAATGGCACCGCACGTCGCACCACCCGTCTCACCCGCCGAACCCGTCTCCCCCGCCTCACCCGACCCCTCGGTCTCGCCGCAGTGGCCCTCGGGCTGACGCTCACGGCGATTCCGTTCACCGCTCAGGCCGGCGCCCCCACGCCGTCGGCCGCGCATCACCTGGAGGCCGCCGCGACCGGGCTCGACGACCCCGCGAAGAAGGACATCGCCATGCAACTGGTGTCCAGCGCGGAGAACTCCTCACTGGACTGGAAGGCCCAGTACGGCTACATCGAGGACATCGGAGACGGCCGCGGCTACACCGCCGGCATCATCGGATTCTGCTCCGGCACCGGCGACATGCTCGGTCTGGTCGAGCTCTACACGGAGCGCAAGCCGGGCAACGTACTCGCGAAGTACCTGCCCGCCCTGCGCGCGGTGGACGGCTCCGACTCGCACGAGGGGCTCGACCCGGGCTTCACCGGGGACTGGGCCGAGGCAGCGTCCGACCCCGCCTTCGAACAGGCCCAGAACGACGAGCGGGACCGGGTGTACTTCGATCCGGCCGTGAGCCAGGGCAAGTCCGACGGCCTCGGCACGCTCGGCCAGTTCGCGTACTACGACGCCATCGTCATGCACGGCGGCGGCAGTGACAGCACAAGCTTCGGCTCCATCCGCCGGATGGCTCTGGAGCAGGCACGACCGCCGTCGCAGGGCGGCGACGAGGTGGCCTACCTTGACGCCTTCCTGGACGCGCGGGTCTGGGCGATGAAGCAGGAGGAGGCCCACTCGGACACCAGCCGGGTGGACACCGCCCAGCGGGTGTTCCTTCGGAACGGCAATCTGAATCTGGATCCGCCGCTGGACTGGCACGTGTACGGCGACAGCTTCCACATCGGCTGA
- a CDS encoding nucleobase:cation symporter-2 family protein: MAATPRFRTEISEGTDRKHPVDETLPPLKMFTSGLQHVAAMYAGVVAPPMIVGPAVGLTAKETAFLMGASLFTAGIATLLQTLGFWRVGARLPFVNGVSFAGVTPMIAIGKDRGHDGIAVIFGAIIVASLLGFVLAPYFCKLVRFFPPVVTGTVITLIGVSLLPVAFNWSQGGNAGADDYGSTTNITMAAVTLVIVLALRKLLRGFLQQIAILLGLVIGTLIAIPVGITDFGTLGDADLVGFPTPFHFGAPQFEIAAIVSMCIVMLVCMTESTADMLALGKIVGRPADERTIEGGLRADTLGSAISPLFNGFMCSAFAQNIGLVAMTKVRSRFVVAAGGAILVVLGLVPVAASVIALVPLPVLGGAGIVLFGSVAASGIQTLAAAALEKGENALIVATAVGIGLIPIAAPDFYHAFPEDLLVVLDSGISTGCVVAILLNLAFNHLGRKPAGDEEAAGGEPSKDPVALPVAH; the protein is encoded by the coding sequence GTGGCAGCTACGCCCAGGTTTCGCACAGAGATATCCGAAGGAACCGACCGGAAGCACCCGGTCGACGAGACACTTCCCCCACTGAAGATGTTCACCAGCGGTCTGCAGCACGTGGCCGCCATGTACGCCGGTGTCGTCGCCCCGCCGATGATCGTGGGACCCGCCGTCGGCCTCACCGCGAAGGAGACCGCCTTCCTGATGGGGGCGAGCCTCTTCACCGCGGGCATCGCCACCCTCCTGCAGACCCTCGGCTTCTGGCGCGTCGGCGCCCGGCTGCCGTTCGTCAACGGGGTCTCGTTCGCGGGGGTCACCCCGATGATCGCGATCGGCAAGGACCGGGGGCACGACGGCATCGCCGTCATCTTCGGCGCGATCATCGTCGCCAGCCTCCTCGGCTTCGTACTCGCCCCGTACTTCTGCAAACTCGTCCGGTTCTTCCCGCCCGTCGTCACCGGCACCGTCATCACCCTGATCGGCGTCTCGCTGCTGCCGGTCGCCTTCAACTGGTCCCAGGGCGGCAACGCGGGTGCCGACGACTACGGTTCGACGACCAACATCACGATGGCCGCCGTCACCCTCGTGATCGTGCTCGCCCTGCGCAAACTCCTGCGCGGCTTCCTCCAGCAGATCGCGATCCTGCTCGGCCTGGTCATCGGCACGCTGATCGCGATCCCGGTCGGCATCACCGACTTCGGGACCCTCGGGGACGCCGACCTGGTCGGCTTCCCGACGCCGTTCCACTTCGGCGCCCCGCAGTTCGAGATCGCCGCGATCGTCTCGATGTGCATCGTGATGCTGGTCTGCATGACCGAGTCCACCGCGGACATGCTGGCCCTCGGCAAGATCGTCGGACGTCCGGCGGACGAGCGGACCATCGAGGGCGGTCTGCGCGCCGACACGCTGGGCAGCGCCATCAGCCCGCTCTTCAACGGCTTCATGTGCAGCGCGTTCGCCCAGAACATCGGGCTGGTCGCGATGACCAAGGTCCGCAGCCGCTTCGTCGTCGCGGCGGGCGGAGCGATCCTCGTGGTGCTCGGACTGGTCCCGGTCGCCGCGTCCGTCATCGCCCTCGTACCGCTGCCCGTACTCGGCGGCGCCGGCATCGTCCTCTTCGGCTCGGTCGCCGCGAGCGGTATCCAGACGCTGGCCGCCGCGGCCCTGGAGAAGGGCGAGAACGCGCTGATCGTCGCGACCGCCGTCGGCATCGGCCTGATCCCGATCGCCGCGCCGGACTTCTACCACGCCTTCCCCGAGGACCTGCTCGTCGTCCTCGACTCGGGCATCTCCACCGGCTGTGTTGTGGCGATCCTGCTGAACCTGGCCTTCAACCACCTGGGCCGGAAGCCGGCGGGCGACGAGGAGGCCGCCGGAGGCGAACCGTCGAAGGATCCGGTGGCCCTGCCCGTCGCCCACTGA
- a CDS encoding 8-oxoguanine deaminase, with protein sequence MAASADPRPTERIVIENCSIATVDAHDTEYASGHVVVAGNRIESVGAGKAPEGLTDVVRRIDGTGHLVTPGLVNTHHHFYQWITRGLATDHNLFDWLVALYPTWARIDERMAGVAAQGSLAMMARGGVTTAMDHHYVYPQGAGDLSGAIIGAARDMGVRFTLARGSMDRSEKDGGLPPDFAVETLEGALAGTEATIDAHHDASFDAMTRIAVAPCSPFSVSTELLRQGAELARRRGVRLHTHGSETVEEEQFCKELFGMGPTDYFESTGWLGDDVWMAHCVHMNDSDIAAFARTGTGVAHCPSSNARLAAGIARVPDMLAAGVPVGLGVDGTASNESGELHTELRNALLINRLGAHREKALNARQALRLGTYGGAQVLGRAEEIGSLEAGKLADLVLWKLDTLAHASIADPVTALVFGAAAPVTLSLVNGRTVVEDNHLITVDEDAIARATRDEARRLAQIAAGA encoded by the coding sequence ATGGCAGCTTCGGCGGACCCCAGGCCCACAGAGCGCATCGTCATCGAGAACTGTTCGATCGCGACCGTCGACGCCCACGACACCGAGTACGCCTCGGGCCATGTCGTCGTGGCGGGCAACCGCATCGAATCCGTCGGCGCGGGCAAGGCGCCCGAAGGCCTCACCGATGTCGTACGACGCATCGACGGCACCGGCCACCTCGTCACACCCGGACTGGTCAACACCCACCACCACTTCTACCAGTGGATCACCCGGGGGCTCGCGACCGACCACAACCTCTTCGACTGGCTGGTCGCCCTGTACCCGACGTGGGCGCGCATCGACGAGCGGATGGCCGGCGTGGCCGCGCAGGGCTCGCTCGCCATGATGGCCCGCGGCGGTGTCACCACCGCGATGGACCACCACTACGTCTACCCGCAGGGCGCGGGCGACCTGTCCGGCGCGATCATCGGCGCCGCACGCGACATGGGCGTACGGTTCACCCTCGCCCGCGGTTCCATGGACCGCAGCGAGAAGGACGGCGGACTGCCGCCGGACTTCGCGGTCGAGACCCTCGAAGGCGCCCTCGCCGGCACCGAGGCGACCATCGACGCACACCACGACGCTTCGTTCGACGCGATGACCCGGATCGCCGTCGCGCCCTGCTCACCCTTCTCCGTGTCGACCGAACTCCTCAGGCAGGGGGCCGAGTTGGCCCGCCGACGCGGAGTGCGGCTGCACACGCACGGATCGGAGACCGTCGAGGAGGAGCAGTTCTGCAAGGAACTGTTCGGCATGGGCCCCACCGACTACTTCGAGTCGACGGGCTGGCTCGGTGACGACGTGTGGATGGCGCACTGCGTCCACATGAACGACTCCGACATCGCCGCCTTCGCCCGCACCGGCACCGGTGTCGCGCACTGCCCGTCCTCCAACGCCCGCCTCGCCGCAGGCATCGCCCGTGTCCCCGACATGCTCGCCGCGGGCGTCCCCGTCGGTCTCGGCGTCGACGGCACCGCGTCCAACGAGTCCGGCGAACTCCACACCGAACTGCGCAACGCCCTCCTCATCAACCGTCTCGGCGCCCACCGCGAGAAGGCCCTCAACGCCCGACAGGCCCTGCGCCTGGGGACGTACGGCGGCGCACAGGTCCTCGGCCGCGCCGAGGAGATCGGTTCCCTGGAGGCCGGCAAGCTCGCCGACCTCGTCCTGTGGAAGCTCGACACACTGGCCCACGCCTCCATCGCCGACCCGGTGACCGCGCTCGTCTTCGGCGCCGCGGCACCCGTCACCCTCTCCCTCGTCAACGGCAGAACCGTCGTCGAGGACAACCACCTCATCACGGTGGACGAGGACGCCATCGCCCGCGCGACCCGCGACGAGGCCAGACGCCTGGCGCAGATCGCCGCCGGAGCCTGA
- the pucL gene encoding factor-independent urate hydroxylase, protein MPTILGQNQYGKAENRVVRITRDGDTHHIKDLNVSVALSGDMDEVHYSGSNANVLPTDTTKNTVFAFAKEHGIASAEQFGIHLARHFVTSQEPIKTARIRIQEYAWERIATSDGNSKFIGADEVNHSFARKGQELRTTQITFDGENWEIISGLKDLTVMNSTNSEFWGYVKDRYTTLKEAYDRVLCTDVSAAWRYNWTSDDERMPNWEKSYEQAKKHMLQAFAETYSLSLQQTLYQMGSRVINSRSEIDEIRFSLPNNHHFLVDLEPFGLKNDTADGAVYFAADRPYGLIEATVLRDGVEPRIPVDMTNL, encoded by the coding sequence ATGCCCACGATTCTCGGCCAGAACCAGTACGGCAAAGCAGAGAACCGCGTCGTCAGGATCACGCGGGACGGCGACACCCACCACATCAAGGACCTCAACGTCTCGGTCGCCCTCTCCGGCGACATGGACGAGGTCCACTACTCCGGTTCCAACGCGAACGTCCTGCCGACCGACACCACCAAGAACACGGTGTTCGCCTTCGCCAAGGAACACGGCATCGCGTCCGCCGAGCAGTTCGGCATCCACCTCGCCCGGCACTTCGTGACCTCGCAGGAGCCGATCAAGACGGCGCGGATCCGGATCCAGGAGTACGCCTGGGAACGCATCGCGACCTCGGACGGCAACTCCAAGTTCATCGGCGCCGACGAGGTCAACCACTCCTTCGCCCGCAAGGGCCAGGAGCTGCGCACCACCCAGATCACCTTCGACGGCGAGAACTGGGAGATCATCTCCGGTCTCAAGGACCTCACCGTCATGAACTCGACCAACTCGGAGTTCTGGGGCTACGTCAAGGACAGGTACACGACGCTCAAGGAGGCGTACGACCGCGTCCTGTGCACCGACGTGTCGGCCGCCTGGCGTTACAACTGGACCAGCGACGACGAGCGGATGCCCAACTGGGAGAAGTCGTACGAGCAGGCCAAGAAGCACATGCTGCAGGCCTTCGCCGAGACGTACTCCCTCTCGCTCCAGCAGACCCTCTACCAGATGGGTTCGCGCGTCATCAACAGCCGCAGCGAGATCGACGAGATCCGCTTCTCGCTGCCGAACAACCACCACTTCCTCGTGGACCTGGAGCCCTTCGGACTGAAGAACGATACCGCCGACGGTGCCGTCTACTTCGCCGCCGACCGGCCGTACGGCCTCATCGAGGCGACGGTGCTCCGGGACGGTGTCGAACCGAGGATCCCGGTCGACATGACCAACCTCTGA
- the uraH gene encoding hydroxyisourate hydrolase: MSTDTTASVSTHILDTSIGRPAEAVTVSLAARGGDAQYVTLGGSATDADGRCKDLPALPEGTTHVRLVFDTESYFTSQKQAEAQQDAPRVRDSGAFFPEVAIAFAVTPGEHYHVPLLLNPFGYSVYRGS, translated from the coding sequence TTGAGCACCGACACCACCGCATCGGTGTCCACCCACATCCTGGACACCAGCATCGGCCGCCCCGCCGAAGCCGTCACCGTCTCGCTCGCCGCCCGCGGCGGCGACGCGCAGTACGTGACGCTCGGCGGATCCGCGACCGACGCGGACGGGCGCTGCAAGGACCTGCCGGCCCTGCCGGAAGGCACCACCCACGTACGGCTCGTCTTCGACACCGAGTCGTACTTCACCAGCCAGAAGCAAGCCGAGGCGCAGCAGGACGCCCCCCGCGTAAGGGACAGCGGTGCGTTTTTCCCGGAGGTGGCGATCGCATTCGCCGTCACGCCGGGCGAGCACTATCACGTACCGCTGCTGCTCAACCCGTTCGGCTACTCCGTTTACCGAGGGAGCTAG
- the uraD gene encoding 2-oxo-4-hydroxy-4-carboxy-5-ureidoimidazoline decarboxylase produces the protein MTSSSTPGLARFNTLAAVEATAALHEVCASAAWGSTVLAHRPYATAEALFSTSDAATAELSVEDLAEAMAGHPPIGRPKPGDPASAREQRGMAGASEELRTEMLELNLAYQERFGHVFLICATGATGEQMRDAVKSRIGNSPEQEREIVRTELGKINRIRLTRLVQETPEQGA, from the coding sequence GTGACTTCGAGCTCCACACCGGGCCTCGCCCGGTTCAACACCCTGGCGGCCGTAGAGGCCACTGCCGCGCTGCACGAGGTGTGCGCCAGCGCGGCATGGGGGAGCACGGTCCTCGCTCACCGGCCGTACGCCACCGCAGAAGCCCTGTTCTCCACGAGCGACGCCGCCACGGCCGAGCTCTCTGTGGAGGACCTGGCCGAAGCGATGGCAGGCCATCCGCCGATCGGCCGCCCGAAGCCCGGGGATCCGGCCTCCGCCCGCGAACAGCGGGGGATGGCCGGAGCGTCCGAGGAGCTCAGGACCGAGATGCTCGAACTGAACCTGGCCTACCAGGAGCGGTTCGGCCACGTCTTCCTGATCTGCGCCACCGGAGCAACCGGTGAGCAGATGCGCGACGCGGTGAAGTCCCGGATCGGGAACTCGCCCGAGCAGGAGCGTGAGATCGTGCGCACCGAACTGGGCAAGATCAACCGTATCCGGCTGACCCGCCTCGTACAGGAAACCCCAGAACAAGGAGCGTGA
- a CDS encoding helix-turn-helix domain-containing protein: MGAELLGPEQAQADDVVLAWEGEDVIAVRLPQLSDSLDHILAGMERRHGMPLADLDRKTKQRIVRTLEARGAFAVRHGVETVAGALGVSRFTVYNYLNREDGTKGE; encoded by the coding sequence ATGGGCGCCGAGCTGCTCGGCCCCGAGCAGGCGCAGGCCGACGATGTGGTGCTCGCCTGGGAGGGGGAGGACGTCATAGCCGTGCGGCTCCCGCAGCTCTCCGACTCGCTCGACCACATCCTGGCCGGAATGGAGCGGCGGCACGGGATGCCGCTCGCCGACCTGGACCGCAAGACCAAACAGCGGATCGTGCGGACTCTGGAGGCACGCGGTGCCTTCGCCGTACGGCACGGCGTGGAGACCGTGGCGGGCGCCCTGGGCGTCAGCCGCTTCACCGTCTACAACTACCTCAACCGCGAAGACGGTACCAAGGGTGAGTAG